One window of Sporocytophaga myxococcoides DSM 11118 genomic DNA carries:
- a CDS encoding Lrp/AsnC ligand binding domain-containing protein yields the protein MDKISEIDNVDLKILSLLMDNAGIAYTDIAKEIFVSPGTVHVRMKKLEQLGIVKGSHLSIDYARLGYDVTAFLGIYLEKSSFYDQAVKELQEIPEVVNVHYTTGNYSMFVKIICKDTQHLRQVLHDKIQKVSGIQRTETSISLEESINRNIKLF from the coding sequence ATGGATAAAATTTCAGAGATTGATAATGTGGATCTCAAGATTCTTTCCCTTCTCATGGATAATGCAGGGATTGCTTATACAGATATAGCAAAAGAAATCTTTGTTTCCCCTGGTACAGTACATGTTAGGATGAAAAAACTGGAGCAACTCGGAATTGTCAAAGGTTCACATTTATCTATTGACTATGCACGTCTTGGTTATGACGTAACAGCTTTCCTTGGCATTTACCTGGAAAAGAGCTCTTTTTATGATCAGGCTGTAAAAGAATTACAGGAAATTCCTGAAGTGGTTAATGTCCATTATACAACAGGAAATTACAGCATGTTTGTAAAAATAATCTGTAAAGACACCCAGCATTTAAGACAGGTGCTCCATGACAAAATTCAAAAAGTGTCAGGAATTCAGCGGACTGAAACAAGTATTTCTCTGGAGGAATCGATAAACAGAAATATCAAACTATTTTGA